Proteins from one Gibbsiella quercinecans genomic window:
- a CDS encoding PA4780 family RIO1-like protein kinase, with product MKIPKRLQPLVDDGLIDDVIRRLKSGKEADVFIVRCGDEIRCAKVYKEAEKRNFKQAVNYQEGRKVRNSRNARAMSKGSRFGRQQLEEAWQNTEVDALYLLAKAGVRVPQPDICLDGVLLMELITDEEGMVAPRLSDITLEPQQALADHALMMNYAVRMLCAGLVHGDLSEFNVLMDKDGPVIIDLPQVVDAAANNHAKSMFERDINNMTQYYGQFAPQLLGSQYAKEIWALYQEGNLTPESELSGYVAEDNKRADIGAVLEEIQAAHDEHQRQQLARQENNQ from the coding sequence ATGAAAATACCAAAACGACTCCAGCCATTGGTTGATGATGGTTTAATTGATGACGTCATCCGCCGCTTGAAAAGCGGCAAAGAGGCCGATGTGTTTATCGTGCGCTGTGGCGATGAGATCCGCTGCGCCAAAGTGTACAAAGAAGCAGAAAAACGCAATTTCAAGCAGGCCGTGAACTACCAGGAAGGCCGCAAGGTGCGCAACAGCCGCAACGCGCGCGCCATGAGCAAAGGCTCGCGCTTTGGCCGCCAGCAGCTTGAAGAAGCCTGGCAAAACACAGAAGTAGACGCACTCTATCTGCTGGCGAAAGCAGGCGTGCGCGTGCCGCAGCCGGATATTTGCCTGGACGGCGTGCTGCTGATGGAGCTGATCACCGACGAAGAAGGCATGGTGGCGCCGCGCCTGAGCGATATTACGCTGGAGCCGCAGCAGGCGCTGGCCGATCACGCGTTGATGATGAACTACGCCGTCCGCATGCTGTGCGCCGGGCTGGTTCACGGCGACCTGTCGGAATTCAACGTATTGATGGATAAAGACGGCCCGGTGATTATCGACTTGCCGCAGGTGGTCGATGCAGCGGCCAACAACCATGCCAAAAGCATGTTCGAACGCGACATTAATAATATGACGCAATATTACGGCCAATTTGCGCCGCAGCTGCTTGGCAGCCAGTACGCCAAGGAAATTTGGGCGTTATATCAGGAAGGCAACCTGACGCCGGAGAGTGAACTGAGCGGCTACGTGGCCGAGGACAATAAGCGCGCCGATATTGGCGCCGTACTGGAAGAAATTCAGGCCGCCCACGATGAGCACCAACGGCAGCAACTGGCCCGGCAAGAAAATAATCAGTAA
- the amyA gene encoding alpha-amylase — translation MTQKTTLLQFFHWYYPDGGKLWHEAAERAAQIAELGITDVWLPPVYKGASGGYSVGYDTYDLFDLGEFDQKGSTATKYGDKEALLNATAALRDNGLRVIYDVVFNHKIGADEKEQVHVYRVDANDRNNIDDEGLDALAYTRFTFPGRQGQYSKFIWDYKCFSGVDYIEQPDEKGIFKIANDYGDEGWNEQVDDEKGNFDYLMGADVEFRNSAVVEELKYWGRWLMETLPCDGFRLDAVKHIPAWFFNDWAEHVRAAAERDLFIVAEYWSPDLDALQQYIDLVEGQIMLFDVGLHLKFHLASQQGDEFDMANIFADTLVANDPAHAVTFVANHDTQPLQSLEAPVAPWFKPLAYALVLLREQGVPCVFYPDLYGASYEDQGDDGGEYQIDLPVIPELAQLIAARQRFSNGAQTDYFDDKHCIAFSRSGTAEAPGCVVVLTNGAESRKTVGLGEALANTTWRDFLGHREEEIVTDEHGNATFTVNGGSVSVWILAENL, via the coding sequence ATGACGCAAAAAACCACCCTGCTGCAATTTTTCCATTGGTATTACCCCGACGGCGGCAAACTTTGGCACGAGGCGGCCGAGCGTGCGGCGCAAATAGCCGAACTCGGCATTACCGATGTTTGGCTGCCGCCGGTTTATAAAGGGGCGAGCGGCGGCTACTCGGTGGGCTACGATACCTATGACCTGTTTGATCTGGGGGAGTTTGACCAGAAAGGCAGCACGGCCACCAAATATGGCGACAAGGAGGCCCTGCTCAACGCCACGGCGGCGTTGCGCGATAACGGCCTGCGCGTGATCTATGACGTGGTGTTCAACCATAAAATCGGCGCCGACGAAAAAGAGCAGGTACACGTTTACCGGGTGGACGCGAACGATCGCAATAATATCGATGATGAAGGGCTGGATGCGCTGGCCTATACCCGCTTTACCTTTCCGGGGCGCCAGGGGCAGTATTCAAAATTCATCTGGGATTATAAATGCTTCAGCGGCGTTGATTATATTGAGCAGCCGGATGAAAAAGGCATTTTCAAGATCGCCAACGACTACGGCGACGAGGGCTGGAACGAGCAGGTTGACGACGAAAAAGGCAATTTCGACTACCTGATGGGCGCCGACGTGGAGTTCCGCAATAGCGCCGTGGTGGAAGAGTTGAAATACTGGGGACGCTGGCTGATGGAAACGCTGCCGTGCGATGGCTTCCGGCTGGACGCCGTCAAGCATATCCCCGCCTGGTTTTTCAATGACTGGGCGGAGCACGTGCGCGCCGCTGCCGAACGCGATCTGTTCATCGTGGCGGAGTATTGGTCGCCCGATCTGGATGCGCTGCAACAATATATCGATCTGGTGGAAGGCCAAATCATGCTGTTCGATGTGGGGCTGCACCTGAAATTCCACCTGGCGTCGCAGCAGGGCGATGAGTTTGATATGGCGAACATCTTCGCCGATACCCTGGTCGCCAACGATCCCGCCCACGCCGTCACCTTTGTCGCCAACCACGATACCCAACCGCTCCAGTCCCTGGAGGCGCCGGTAGCCCCGTGGTTCAAACCGCTGGCCTATGCGCTGGTGCTGCTGCGTGAACAAGGCGTGCCCTGCGTGTTCTATCCCGATTTGTACGGTGCCAGCTATGAGGACCAAGGGGACGACGGCGGTGAGTACCAGATAGACCTGCCGGTTATTCCCGAGCTGGCGCAGTTGATTGCCGCGCGCCAGCGCTTTAGCAACGGCGCACAAACCGATTATTTCGACGATAAGCACTGTATCGCCTTCAGCCGCAGCGGCACCGCGGAAGCCCCGGGCTGTGTGGTGGTGCTGACCAATGGCGCAGAAAGCAGGAAAACCGTCGGCCTGGGCGAAGCCCTCGCCAACACAACCTGGCGTGATTTTCTCGGCCATCGTGAAGAGGAGATCGTGACTGACGAGCACGGCAATGCTACGTTCACGGTTAACGGCGGCAGCGTTAGCGTTTGGATTTTGGCCGAAAATTTGTAA
- the dapF gene encoding diaminopimelate epimerase yields the protein MTSLVFSKYHGLGNDYLVCHRSVADQLDKEQIRILCHRHYGIGADGLLIDSGDASAPTLRIINPDGSEAEKSGNGLRIYARYLFDCGRVGHPPFLVHTAGGDVHCQVGQDKHQITVEMGHANFNPAALPALIESPEALDYPLPLAGGPIKVSLVSMGNPHCVVRVDKLDLAQVRQLGPQIEHHPLFPKRTNVQLVEVVDRHTIRIGIWERGAGFTLASGSSSCAAASVMRKLGLVDDQVVVQMPGGELQISFSAGFLVTMRGPVHKIATVTLDPDCLLPGLLALYPAPFHA from the coding sequence ATGACTTCCCTCGTTTTTAGCAAATATCACGGGCTTGGCAACGATTATCTGGTCTGCCATCGTTCGGTGGCAGACCAACTGGATAAAGAACAAATCCGCATTCTGTGCCACCGCCATTACGGCATCGGCGCCGACGGGCTGTTAATCGACAGCGGCGACGCCAGTGCCCCAACCCTACGCATCATCAACCCAGATGGCTCCGAGGCGGAAAAAAGCGGCAACGGCCTGCGGATTTATGCCCGCTATTTATTTGATTGCGGCCGCGTTGGCCACCCGCCTTTTCTGGTGCACACCGCCGGCGGCGATGTGCATTGCCAGGTTGGGCAAGACAAGCATCAGATCACCGTGGAAATGGGCCATGCCAACTTTAACCCAGCGGCGCTGCCAGCGCTGATCGAAAGCCCTGAAGCGCTGGATTATCCGTTGCCACTGGCCGGCGGCCCCATTAAGGTTTCGCTGGTGTCGATGGGCAACCCGCACTGCGTGGTACGGGTAGATAAGCTGGATCTGGCCCAGGTGCGCCAACTGGGGCCGCAAATCGAACATCATCCGTTATTCCCTAAACGCACCAACGTGCAATTGGTGGAAGTGGTCGATCGCCACACGATCCGCATCGGTATTTGGGAACGGGGCGCCGGGTTTACGCTGGCTTCCGGCAGCAGCAGTTGCGCCGCCGCCAGCGTGATGCGTAAGCTCGGGCTGGTGGATGATCAGGTGGTGGTGCAGATGCCCGGCGGCGAGCTACAGATTAGTTTTAGCGCGGGCTTCCTGGTAACCATGCGCGGCCCTGTGCATAAAATTGCCACCGTTACGCTCGATCCGGACTGCCTGCTCCCCGGCCTGCTGGCGCTCTATCCAGCGCCTTTTCACGCCTGA